From one Triticum urartu cultivar G1812 chromosome 3, Tu2.1, whole genome shotgun sequence genomic stretch:
- the LOC125544153 gene encoding uncharacterized protein LOC125544153, which yields MGSLDSAAGSGSYKRAAAPAPVPRTPAGGGGAARRPGVRSRLARFVLVDKVDFLQWIGTGAAFFFVTILVYTFLPGSLVVENPTMLLPSRRASGGRGRGGTEAVLPRGLGGLETGEGLTFEPTRLRDKWARERSQDAQSLAELGRPVKRVGARKPRLALVFGDLSPDAIQLQMISVASVLEAMGYEMKVFSFEDGPCSSIWSTIGIPVEILPVDTKLLTSIDWLDYDGMLVNSIEARPVFSSLLQEPFKSVPVIWTVQETSLAHCIREYKSSGMTQILGGWQEVFSRANVIVFPNYILPVMYAAFDSGNYFVIPGSPAPAFQADRFIAKNYDKDVRISLSLGPRDFVIAMVGSQFSYDGLLMEEALVLQAVGPLLQQYPSENSTQTELKVRILTGNQTDKHRIALEAIALNVGFSRGAVEHVAVEDTDNLLAIANLVIYCSCLDEQSFPGVLVEAMILEKLVIAPDLGMITKYIDDGINGLLFPRKNIAMLSQVLLQVVSNGELSDLGKNIASVGKARAKDLMASETIEGYAVLLENVIKFPSETLTPLSAGEIPLPLKQEWKWHLFEDVKNLYNVNESLADCKMLQKMDWHRNRKDDPHSITPKIDETFSAIAWKEERANGIMSAKMKLEEEYLKERSDQPHGTWEEVYRNVKRVDRMKNELHERDEKELERTGQPLCIYEPFYGEGTWPFLHQSSLYRGIGLSSKGRRFGADDIDASSRLPLLNSGYYRDILGEFGAFFALANRIDRIHKNSWIGFQSWRVTARKANLSKNAESAMLEAIQTQKHGDAFYFWVRMDQDPRNHANQDFWSLCDAINAGNCRLAVLEAFQRMYGLQLDGDLNSLPRMPNDGDTWSVMQSWVMPTRSFLEFVMFSRMFVDALDAQMYDKHHQTGHCILSLHRDKHCYSGVLELIVNVWAFHSARRMVYVNPETGAMQEQHPLEGRRGQMSIQWLSYATLKSMDEDLAEEADADHPDRRWLWPQTGEVVWQGLYERERTMRQQEKERRKQQTKDKIQRMKKRARQKTIGRYIKPPSDDAGRLNDTRTDI from the exons ATGGGCTCCCTCGACAGCGCCGCCGGGTCGGGGAGCTACAAgcgcgcggcggcgccggccCCGGTGCCGCGCACcccggcgggcggcgggggcgcggCGCGGAGGCCGGGCGTGAGATCCAGGCTCGCGCGGTTCGTGCTCGTCGACAAGGTGGACTTCCTTCAGTGGATCGGCACCGGCGCCGCCTTCTTCTTCGTCACCATTCTCGTGTACACCTTCCTCCCCGGATCGCTCGTCGTCGAGAACCCGACGATGCTGCTCCCTTCGCGACGCGCCAGCGGGGGACGGGGGCGGGGCGGGACCGAAGCCGTGCTGCCTCGCGGCCTCGGCGGGCTGGAGACCGGCGAGGGCCTCACGTTCGAGCCCACGAGGCTGCGGGACAAGTGGGCGAGGGAGCGGAGTCAGGATGCTCAGAGCTTGGCGGAGCTCGGGAGACCCGTCAAGAGGGTCGGGGCCCGGAAGCCGCGCCTCGCCTTG GTGTTTGGGGATCTCTCTCCCGACGCAATCCAGCTTCAGATGATCAGCGTCGCCTCGGTGCTGGAGGCGATGGGCTACGAAATGAAG GTTTTCTCATTTGAGGATGGCCCATGTAGTAGTATTTGGAGTACTATTGGCATACCAGTTGAGATCTTACCTGTGGACACAAAGTTACTCACTTCTATAGATTGGCTAGA CTATGATGGCATGCTTGTAAACTCAATTGAAGCAAGGCCAGTATTTTCAAG TCTTTTGCAGGAGCCTTTCAAATCCGTACCTGTCATTTGGACTGTGCAAGAGACTTCCCTCGCTCATTGTATTAGGGAATATAAGTCTAGTGGAATGACTCAAATCCTAGGTGGTTGGCAAGAAGTCTTTAGCAGGGCAAATGTTATAGTTTTTCCCAACTACATATTGCCG GTGATGTATGCTGCATTTGATTCTGGTAACTATTTCGTGATTCCAGGTTCTCCTGCACCAGCATTTCAAGCTGATAGATTCATTGCGAAAAATTATGACAAAGATGTGAGAATCAGCCTGAGTTTAGGTCCAAGAGATTTTGTAATTGCTATGGTTGGTAGTCAGTTTTCATATGATGGGCTTTTGATGGAAGAGGCACTTGTCTTGCAAGCAGTAGGACCTCTTTTACAGCAGTATCCTTCTGAGAATAGCACACAGACTGAACTGAAAGTGAGAATCTTGACAGGAAACCAAACTGATAAGCATAGGATAGCTCTTGAG GCCATTGCTTTAAATGTTGGCTTCTCAAGAGGTGCAGTGGAGCATGTTGCTGTTGAAGATACTGACAATCTCCTTGCTATAGCTAACCTTGTCATATACTGTTCTTGCCTTGATGAGCAATCCTTCCCCGGTGTGCTAGTTGAAGCTATGATTCTTGAGAAGCTGGTTATAGCTCCGGACCTTGGAATGATCACAAAATAT ATTGATGATGGGATAAATGGACTCCTTTTTCCAAGAAAGAATATCGCCATGTTAAGCCAAGTCCTACTGCAAGTGGTATCAAATGGGGAACTATCCGATCTAGGGAAAAATATTGCATCAGTTGGTAAAGCCCGTGCGAAGGATCTGATGGCTTCTGAAACCATTGAAGGCTATGCTGTACTATTGGAAAATGTTATCAAGTTTCCTTCCGAAACACTGACCCCGTTAAGTGCTGGGGAGATACCTTTGCCTTTGAAACAAGAGTGGAAATGGCATCTATTTGAGGATGTGAAGAACTTATACAATGTGAATGAAAGTTTGGCTGACTGCAAGATGCTCCAGAAAATGGATTGGCACAGGAACAGAAAGGATGACCCTCACAGTATTACACCAAAGATTGATGAAACGTTCTCTGCTATTGCATGGAAGGAAGAAAGAGCAAATGGTATTATGAGCGCCAAAATGAAATTGGAAGAAGAGTAT TTGAAGGAGAGGAGTGACCAACCTCATGGAACATGGGAGGAAGTGTATAGAAATGTCAAAAGGGTGGATAGGATGAAAAATGAATTGCATGAAAGAGATGAAAAGGAGCTTGAACGGACAGGTCAGCCACTCTGTATATACGAACCCTTCTATGGGGAGGGAACTTGGCCCTTTCTGCATCAAAGCTCTCTGTATCGTGGAATTGGCCTG TCTTCAAAAGGTCGAAGATTCGGAGCAGATGACATTGATGCTTCTTCTCGTCTCCCGCTGCTCAACAGTGGGTACTACAGAGATATCCTTGGCGAATTTGGAGCTTTCTTTGCTCTGGCTAACAGAATTGACCGGATACACAAGAATTCTTGGATAGGATTTCAATCCTGGAGGGTGACTGCAAGAAAG GCGAACTTGTCAAAAAATGCTGAATCTGCAATGTTGGAAGCTATTCAAACTCAAAAGCATGGAGATGCCTTCTACTTTTGGGTTCGTATGGACCAAGATCCAAgaaatcatgctaatcaagatttCTGGTCCCTCTGTGATGCGATTAATGCTGGGAACTGCAG GTTAGCTGTTTTGGAGGCTTTTCAAAGGATGTATGGCTTGCAGCTTGATGGAGATTTGAATTCTCTGCCACGTATGCCTAATGATGGAGACACGTGGTCTGTGATGCAAAGTTGGGTTATGCCTACGAGATCATTCCTGGAATTTGTAATGTTCTCAAG GATGTTTGTAGATGCGCTGGATGCACAGATGTACGACAAGCATCATCAAACTGGGCATTGCATCTTGAGTCTCCACAGG GACAAGCACTGCTACTCTGGTGTTCTCGAGTTGATTGTAAACGTTTGGGCGTTCCACAGTGCACGGCGGATGGTGTATGTAAACCCAGAGACTGGTGCAATGCAGGAGCAGCATCCGCTGGAGGGCAGGAGAGGTCAGATGTCAATCCAGTGGCTCTCCTACGCTACTCTGAAGAGCATGGACGAAGACTTGGCAGAAGAGGCTGATGCGGACCACCCCGACAGAAGGTGGCTCTGGCCACAAACTGGCGAAGTTGTGTGGCAAGGTCTGTACGAGCGGGAGAGGACCATGCGGCAGCAGGAGAAGGAGCGAAGGAAGCAACAGACCAAAGACAAGATCCAGAGAATGAAGAAGAGGGCTCGGCAAAAAACCATAGGGAGGTATATAAAGCCACCGTCAGATGATGCCGGTCGCTTAAACGACACAAGGACGGACATTTGA